The sequence below is a genomic window from Nostoc flagelliforme CCNUN1.
GAACTCGTTTACTGCGACCAGTTACTTCAGCAACTTGCTTGTGCCCAAAATGCCACAGCAATTGTTCTAATGCGCCGGGGATTGGGTCAAGACTTGCTAACTTATCGACTAAGGCATCTCTCAAGGCTACAGCTTCTTGGGAGATAACTGGAGAGCCATCAGCGTCAAAGACTGGCTCGGATCTTTCTTCTCCATCAGAGTCAGAAATGACAAAGCCTAAATGCGATCACGTTATTCTATGATTTTGTCTAAACTTTAGGTTGGGGTAGAATTTTAACTCTTATCCCTCTTTTGTCACTTTCGGCAGAGAATAAGCTGTAACCCTTGCCCAGATAGGATTTTAACTGTAGAGCTTTGTTTGAAGGTTTCTATTAGCTTGCGATCGCTAATCTTCCCACTAAATCTAGGTTTCATCATTTAGCCCCAATTTTTATTTCCCCAGAGTGACAAAAGAGGGATTAGAATATATTTAAACTTGGAGAGTTGAAGAGATTATATTTACCCAATTTGAAAAAAGAATTTTAAGTTATTTAAAAGCGAAATTTTTAGCGCAGGTTATGACTAGACATCTCCAAAATAGTAACATTCTGTGCTAAAAGAACATTAAAGAGCTTTTTTGACACAGAAATATGAACAACATACTGAAGCATATTGAAGAGAATCCTAAAGAAACACAGCGCTTAATTGGTCTGGAGTATGAACAGTTACAACAGTTAATTCAAAATGCGGAGCGATTGCATTATGAAAAGCAAGCTTTATTAGAATCCCAGAAAGTGAGAATCATTGCTGGTGGTGGAGGTCGAAAACAAAAATTATCTCTCAGAGAACAAATAATTTTAACCTTGGTTTATCTTCGGCATTTGACAACCTTTCAACTTCTGGGCATCCAGTTTGGAGTTAGTGAGTCTACAGCGAACGATACATTTAATTATTGGTTGCCTTACTTACGAGAATTAATGCCATCCAGCTTGATTGAACAAGTAAAAAAAAACGCTTCTGACTATGAAGTAGTAAAAGAAATACTCACAGATTACGAACTAATAATAGATAGCTATGAACAAGTGAGAGAAAGACCTGGAGATAATAACGAGCAAAAGAAATATTTCTCAGGTAAGAAGAGTAATCATACATTTAAAAGCCAAATGATTATTTTACCTGATGGTAGCGATATCGTTGACGTTGTGGCAGGTGAACCTGGGCCAAAAAGCGATATAACCTTGTTCCGAGAATATCGCTCAGAGTTTGACACCAAACAAAGATTTAAAGGAGATAAGGCATATATTGGAGAAGATTTAATTACAACTCCAATTAAGAAACCAAGAAATCGAGAACTAACTACTGAACAGAAGGAACAAAACAAAATGTTTTCATCTAAACGAATCTTTATTGAACATCGAATTCGGTCAGTCAAAATATTTCGAGTTGTCCAAGAAAGATTTAGGTTAAATCCCCACAAATATGAGCAAGTAATTTTGACGATTTGTGGATTAGTAAGGTTACGAATTCGAGCGCTAATATTACCATTAGAAATATCGGCCATATCATCAGGTTGAAATTACCGCATATAACTAAATATTTTTGCCTAATTATCAACAGTGAATATCTCAAAGTCTTATTTTATCGTACAGACTAGCTAATTTAAGATGATTGCATTTATGGGCTATAGTCTAGCCACACAAAGGCTTTGACTGTTTTCGGAGATGTCTACTCATGCCTATATAAGTCTGCATCAAGTGATTTATCGGAGTCAGTAGGCTTTGGGTTTGTAAAGCGAAATAACTATTAAGATAGGTTCAATTCCGCAAGTGGAAATCATTAATTATTCACTAATAAAGGATTTACTGATTTTCTACTGCTCCTAAAGCTTTAAGAGTAGCTTTCTTAGCCTCTGTCAAACCCAGAGCGCCTTGAATATTCATGCCTTTGTAAGGAATCCCTCTGACGGGGCGACAAAATAGCTTGAAAAGCTTATTTGATAAAGAATGCAGCGATTTATGGTAAAAAAAGATAGGTCTAGTTATGTCAATAAGACCTATCTAATGATAATGTTGCCTAAATTTTACCAAACACACCTGAAAAGTCAACTGACTCTTGCCGAGTACCTGTTGTTAAAAATTTTAATTACCCTTCTGCAATCAATTAAAAAAGTTAGTTTAGAAACTTTGGCTACTGCTGTACCGATTCCAATTATATTTGAAAGCAGAAGAAGGAAAATACAGAGATTTTTGTTATTACCAAACCTGACAATTGAAAAAATTTGGTTCCCAATTGTTACGACATGGTTAGAAATGAATTTTACCTCTGATAAAATAATTTATCTAGTGATTGACCGGACAAATTGGGCTTGTGTAAATCTCTTCATGGTTAGTGTTGTTTGGGATAAGAGAGCATTCCCAATATACTTTACCTTACTACCAAAGCTAGGGAGTAGCAATATTGATGAACAGAAAGCGATTCTTTCTAAAGTTTTACCGACTTTTAATAATTATAAAATCTGTGTATTAGGAGACAGAGAATTTTGCTCAGTGAAACTTGCAAACTGGCTAAGAGACTCGAATGTATACTTCTGCCTGCGTCTGAAAAAAAATCATTTTGTTGAGATGCAAGCAGACGTTTGGTTAGAATTGAACGATTTAGGGTTAGCTCCAGGAATTTCTTTCTTTGTCAAAGGAGTTAAGGTAACAAAAATCAAAGGTTTTGTAAGTTTTAATGTCGCCTGTAAGTGGAAGCGTAAAATCTTGGGAGTAGCCCCCGAAGAAGGATGGTTTATTTTAACAACTTTAGAGACTTTAGAATTAGCGATCGCTGCGTATAAACAAAGGTTTGACATCGAAGAGATGTTCCGTGATTTTAAGAGTGGTGGTTATAATCTGGAGGATACTAATGTCTCAGGTGAACGTTTAATATCTCTGATTTTATTGATAGCGATCGCTTACACAAGTGCCACAATTCAAGGACAAAAAATTAAACGTAAAGGGGTACA
It includes:
- a CDS encoding transposase family protein, which encodes MNNILKHIEENPKETQRLIGLEYEQLQQLIQNAERLHYEKQALLESQKVRIIAGGGGRKQKLSLREQIILTLVYLRHLTTFQLLGIQFGVSESTANDTFNYWLPYLRELMPSSLIEQVKKNASDYEVVKEILTDYELIIDSYEQVRERPGDNNEQKKYFSGKKSNHTFKSQMIILPDGSDIVDVVAGEPGPKSDITLFREYRSEFDTKQRFKGDKAYIGEDLITTPIKKPRNRELTTEQKEQNKMFSSKRIFIEHRIRSVKIFRVVQERFRLNPHKYEQVILTICGLVRLRIRALILPLEISAISSG
- a CDS encoding IS4 family transposase, translated to MLPKFYQTHLKSQLTLAEYLLLKILITLLQSIKKVSLETLATAVPIPIIFESRRRKIQRFLLLPNLTIEKIWFPIVTTWLEMNFTSDKIIYLVIDRTNWACVNLFMVSVVWDKRAFPIYFTLLPKLGSSNIDEQKAILSKVLPTFNNYKICVLGDREFCSVKLANWLRDSNVYFCLRLKKNHFVEMQADVWLELNDLGLAPGISFFVKGVKVTKIKGFVSFNVACKWKRKILGVAPEEGWFILTTLETLELAIAAYKQRFDIEEMFRDFKSGGYNLEDTNVSGERLISLILLIAIAYTSATIQGQKIKRKGVQKYVGRVKEYGRTQRRHSSFYIGLYGQTWVNFMEECKDLVIILIKLSRNKRQYYQRGLRAMELILATS